One stretch of Eggerthella lenta DSM 2243 DNA includes these proteins:
- the hemC gene encoding hydroxymethylbilane synthase, translating into MRIGTRGSKLALWQAHHVADLLRAASPGMDVSVEVVKTKGDRILGVALSKIGDKGLFTKELEQALFDGRVDVCVHSMKDVPTALPEGLALAGCLIRADARDVLVAASGTTFAGLPAGSRVGTGALRRLSQLRAVRDDLDYVEVRGNLDTRIAKVRDGALDAVVLAAAGIERMGWSAEVAEAFSVDTVVPAVGQGAIGLEVRADDERTARACAQVRCAATDACVAAERHVMRALDGGCQVPIGAYARYEEGLLVLDAFVGSLDGSHVLRSRLSAASQPPNDTDAVEAAVREARALAQRAVEEFEAQGARAVLDAVRAAGDERPLA; encoded by the coding sequence ATGAGAATCGGAACGCGCGGCAGCAAGCTCGCGCTCTGGCAGGCGCATCACGTGGCCGATCTTCTGCGCGCCGCCAGCCCCGGCATGGACGTGAGCGTCGAGGTCGTCAAGACGAAAGGCGATAGGATCCTCGGCGTCGCGCTGTCGAAGATCGGCGACAAAGGGCTGTTCACGAAGGAGCTCGAACAGGCGCTGTTCGACGGCCGCGTGGACGTGTGCGTGCATTCGATGAAGGACGTGCCCACGGCGCTGCCGGAAGGGCTCGCGCTGGCGGGCTGCCTTATTCGTGCCGATGCGCGCGACGTGCTGGTGGCGGCGTCGGGCACGACGTTCGCGGGCCTGCCGGCAGGCTCCCGGGTGGGCACGGGCGCGCTCAGGCGCCTGTCCCAGCTGCGGGCGGTGCGCGACGACCTCGACTACGTCGAGGTTCGCGGCAACCTGGACACTCGCATCGCCAAGGTGCGCGACGGCGCGCTCGACGCCGTCGTGTTGGCGGCTGCCGGCATCGAGCGCATGGGATGGAGCGCCGAGGTCGCCGAGGCATTCTCCGTCGATACCGTCGTGCCGGCGGTAGGGCAGGGCGCGATCGGGCTCGAGGTCCGTGCGGACGACGAGCGGACGGCGCGGGCCTGCGCGCAGGTGCGCTGCGCCGCCACCGATGCATGCGTGGCTGCGGAACGCCACGTCATGCGCGCTTTGGACGGCGGCTGCCAGGTTCCCATCGGAGCCTATGCGCGCTATGAGGAGGGGCTGCTCGTGCTGGACGCGTTCGTGGGCTCGCTCGACGGCTCGCACGTGCTGAGAAGCCGTCTGTCCGCAGCGTCGCAGCCGCCCAACGACACGGACGCGGTCGAGGCGGCCGTCCGAGAAGCCCGCGCGCTCGCGCAGCGGGCGGTGGAGGAGTTTGAGGCCCAGGGCGCGCGTGCCGTGCTCGACGCGGTGCGGGCCGCGGGCGACGAAAGGCCGCTCGCATGA
- the ahbC gene encoding 12,18-didecarboxysiroheme deacetylase, with translation MIGISKLYCGAVEPADVLRYNRESGKLPSELLQFSRDKKPVVVWNCTQTCNLRCVHCYAGSECKSYEGEMSSGEAKAMIDDLSAFGAPVLLFSGGEPCMREDVVELMQHAKDRGMRVVLSTNGTLITPELAARFADVGLSYVGVSLDGARETHDEFRGLPGSFDRAIEGMRNAKAAGIKVGLRMTVNKRNWREIGDVFDIMEAEGVKRACFYHLVYTGRGSALMDEDLDHAETRAAVRLIMDRTRDWFDRGGSPEILTVDNHADGPFVYLELLRENPARAEEVLQLLQWNRGNSTGAGIGCVSWDGEVYADQFWRHFPLGNVRERTFSEIWGDTSRATEQSELMFRLKDKRPFVKGRCQQCRWLDICNGNFRVRSEAATGDLWGPDPACYLTDEEIGVA, from the coding sequence ATGATCGGAATATCCAAGCTGTACTGCGGGGCGGTCGAGCCTGCCGACGTGCTGCGCTACAACCGCGAGTCGGGCAAGCTCCCCAGCGAGCTGCTGCAGTTCTCGCGCGACAAGAAACCCGTCGTGGTGTGGAACTGCACGCAGACGTGCAACCTGCGCTGCGTGCACTGCTACGCGGGATCCGAGTGCAAGAGCTACGAGGGCGAGATGTCTTCCGGCGAGGCGAAGGCCATGATCGACGACCTGTCCGCGTTCGGCGCGCCCGTGCTGCTGTTCTCGGGAGGGGAGCCGTGCATGCGCGAGGACGTGGTCGAGCTCATGCAGCACGCGAAAGATCGCGGCATGCGCGTGGTCCTGTCGACGAACGGCACGCTCATCACGCCTGAGCTGGCGGCGCGCTTCGCCGACGTGGGGCTTTCGTACGTGGGCGTGTCGCTCGATGGCGCGCGCGAGACGCACGACGAGTTCCGCGGCCTGCCCGGCAGCTTCGACCGCGCCATCGAGGGCATGCGCAACGCGAAGGCGGCGGGCATCAAGGTGGGCCTGCGCATGACCGTCAACAAGCGCAACTGGCGCGAGATAGGCGACGTGTTCGACATCATGGAGGCGGAAGGCGTGAAGCGCGCCTGCTTCTACCACCTCGTGTACACGGGGCGGGGGAGCGCGCTCATGGATGAGGACCTCGACCATGCCGAGACGCGTGCGGCTGTGCGCCTCATCATGGACCGGACGCGCGACTGGTTCGACCGGGGCGGGTCGCCCGAGATCCTCACGGTGGACAACCACGCCGACGGGCCCTTCGTCTACCTGGAGCTTCTGCGCGAGAACCCGGCACGCGCCGAAGAGGTGCTGCAGCTGCTCCAATGGAACCGCGGCAACTCCACGGGCGCGGGCATCGGGTGCGTGAGCTGGGACGGGGAGGTGTACGCCGACCAGTTCTGGCGCCATTTCCCGCTGGGCAACGTGCGCGAGCGGACGTTCTCGGAGATATGGGGCGACACGAGCCGCGCCACCGAGCAAAGCGAGCTCATGTTCCGCCTGAAGGACAAGCGGCCCTTCGTGAAGGGGCGCTGCCAGCAGTGTCGCTGGCTCGACATCTGCAACGGCAACTTCCGCGTGCGCAGCGAGGCCGCCACGGGCGATCTGTGGGGCCCCGACCCGGCATGCTACCTGACCGACGAGGAGATCGGCGTCGCGTAA
- the hemA gene encoding glutamyl-tRNA reductase: protein MTLVVVGVSHKTAGVELRGKLAVPADRLRADLSRLLANDEVSEAVVLSTCNRTEAYAVVLAAPKGVRAIVETLRRNAGLDADGVRELDRALVVKQGPGAVEHLFRVVSSLDSLVLGEAQIIGQVRRAFAAAEDAGAVGETTRRLFRSALEVGKRVREETAIGERPVSVSTAAVQLAERALGELRGRRALVVGTGEMGLLALSYLEERGVSDIVVANRTFERAEEAAARVGGTPAMLDELGERLAQADLVVACAGGEDVLIARDALARAVEARGADASPIVVVDVGLPRTVDPACADVAGAVCFDLDDLDAAMAENARSRAAESVRAEALVARQTDAFLAWMQERDVIPTVKQMHGKARGVCASEAARAAKVLAALHGVETSEEERAVLEALASAVAKKLLHGPAARLRKQAGDPDAYRYTEAARYLFGLDAYPQGFSCRSDEGRTCRLVSGSACARHGGDACPHHREERSCIV from the coding sequence ATGACGCTCGTGGTCGTGGGCGTTAGCCATAAGACCGCCGGCGTCGAGCTGCGCGGCAAGCTGGCCGTTCCCGCCGATCGCCTTCGCGCGGACCTCTCGCGCCTGCTGGCGAACGACGAGGTGTCCGAGGCCGTCGTCCTCTCGACGTGCAATCGGACCGAGGCGTACGCCGTCGTGCTGGCCGCTCCCAAGGGCGTCCGCGCCATCGTCGAGACCCTCCGTCGCAACGCGGGCCTGGATGCGGATGGGGTGCGGGAGCTCGACCGGGCACTCGTCGTGAAGCAGGGGCCGGGCGCGGTGGAGCATCTGTTCCGGGTCGTTTCCTCCCTCGACTCGCTCGTGCTCGGCGAAGCGCAGATCATCGGGCAGGTGCGCCGCGCGTTCGCCGCCGCCGAAGACGCGGGGGCTGTGGGCGAGACGACGCGCCGGCTGTTCCGCAGCGCGCTCGAGGTGGGCAAGCGCGTGCGAGAGGAAACGGCGATCGGCGAGCGGCCGGTGTCGGTTTCCACGGCGGCCGTGCAGCTTGCGGAACGCGCGCTGGGAGAGCTCCGCGGCAGGCGCGCCCTCGTGGTGGGGACTGGCGAGATGGGACTGCTCGCGCTTTCGTACCTCGAAGAGCGCGGCGTGAGCGACATCGTGGTGGCGAACCGCACGTTCGAGCGCGCCGAGGAGGCGGCGGCACGCGTCGGCGGCACGCCGGCGATGCTCGACGAGCTGGGAGAGCGGCTCGCGCAAGCCGATCTCGTGGTGGCGTGCGCGGGCGGCGAGGACGTCCTGATCGCACGCGACGCGCTGGCGCGCGCCGTCGAGGCGCGCGGTGCCGATGCGTCGCCGATCGTGGTGGTCGATGTGGGACTGCCGCGCACGGTGGATCCGGCCTGCGCCGACGTGGCGGGCGCCGTCTGCTTCGACCTCGACGACCTTGATGCCGCCATGGCCGAGAACGCACGCTCGCGCGCTGCCGAGTCGGTGCGCGCCGAGGCGCTGGTCGCCCGGCAGACAGACGCGTTCCTCGCGTGGATGCAAGAGCGCGATGTCATTCCCACGGTGAAGCAGATGCATGGCAAGGCGCGCGGCGTGTGCGCATCCGAGGCGGCCCGCGCGGCGAAAGTGCTTGCCGCCCTGCACGGCGTCGAGACGTCCGAGGAGGAGCGGGCCGTGCTTGAGGCGCTGGCAAGCGCGGTGGCCAAGAAGCTGCTCCACGGCCCTGCCGCTCGCCTTCGAAAACAAGCGGGCGATCCGGATGCGTACCGCTACACCGAGGCGGCGCGCTACCTGTTCGGCCTCGACGCGTATCCGCAGGGGTTCTCGTGCCGAAGCGACGAGGGGCGCACGTGCCGCCTCGTTTCCGGATCGGCATGCGCCCGCCATGGCGGCGACGCGTGCCCCCACCATCGAGAGGAGCGTTCGTGCATCGTATGA
- the hemB gene encoding porphobilinogen synthase: protein MGFPAYRPRRMRANPAVRAFVRETRVEPGDLVYPVFVKPGAGVRDEVASMPGVFQLSIDQLAAEVDELRSCRVNSLMLFGLPARKDERGSEAYDDRGVVQQAVRAIKEHAPDFHVITDVCLCEYTSHGHCGVLDERGGVDNDETLGLLAAEAVSHARAGADMVAPSDMMDGRVGALRSALDEAGFSHVPIMAYAAKYASGYYGPFRDAADSAPAFGDRSAYQMDPANSVEALREVRLDIEEGADLVIVKPALSYLDVVRRVKDAFAFPTVAYNVSGEYAMVKAAAAQGWIDERRVVLETLLSMKRAGADAIITYHAKDAARWIIGGRHGR, encoded by the coding sequence ATGGGATTTCCCGCTTACCGTCCGCGCCGCATGCGTGCGAACCCCGCGGTGCGCGCGTTCGTGCGCGAGACGCGCGTGGAACCGGGCGATCTGGTATACCCGGTGTTCGTGAAGCCGGGGGCCGGCGTGCGCGACGAGGTGGCGTCCATGCCGGGCGTGTTCCAGCTTTCGATCGACCAGCTGGCGGCCGAGGTGGACGAGCTTCGAAGCTGCCGCGTGAACTCGCTCATGCTGTTCGGCCTTCCTGCGCGCAAGGACGAGCGGGGCAGCGAAGCTTACGACGACCGCGGCGTGGTGCAGCAGGCCGTGCGCGCCATCAAGGAACACGCGCCCGACTTCCACGTGATCACCGACGTGTGCTTGTGCGAGTACACGAGCCACGGCCATTGCGGCGTGCTCGACGAGCGCGGGGGCGTGGACAACGACGAGACGCTCGGGCTCCTGGCGGCCGAGGCGGTGAGCCATGCGCGCGCCGGAGCCGACATGGTGGCCCCGTCCGACATGATGGACGGGCGCGTGGGCGCGCTGCGCTCGGCGCTCGACGAGGCGGGCTTTTCGCACGTGCCCATCATGGCGTATGCGGCGAAGTACGCGTCGGGCTACTACGGGCCGTTCCGCGATGCGGCCGATTCGGCGCCGGCGTTCGGCGACCGCTCGGCGTACCAGATGGATCCCGCGAACAGCGTCGAGGCGCTGCGCGAGGTGCGCCTCGACATCGAGGAGGGGGCCGACCTTGTCATCGTGAAGCCGGCGCTATCCTATCTGGACGTGGTGCGGCGCGTGAAGGACGCCTTCGCGTTTCCCACCGTGGCCTACAACGTGTCGGGCGAGTACGCCATGGTGAAGGCCGCCGCCGCGCAAGGGTGGATCGACGAGCGCCGCGTGGTGCTGGAGACGCTGCTTTCCATGAAGCGCGCCGGCGCCGACGCAATCATCACCTACCATGCGAAGGACGCTGCGCGCTGGATCATCGGAGGCCGTCATGGCCGCTGA
- a CDS encoding precorrin-2 dehydrogenase/sirohydrochlorin ferrochelatase family protein codes for MVETVRERIPDGAEEGASYYPVFLDVRGRTALVVGGGAVAERKAAGLARAGACVRVVAPTVTAGLEAQARDGLVDLRRRAFRENDVEGVFLVYAATDDAAVNEAVYAEAEARGVPANVVDDPAHCSFIVPSVVRRGPLQLAVSTSGAAPVLAKRLRRELEGRFPEDWAVYVDLLAEVRALVRSRMAGGEAERAPVLEAACDLGVLERLRAGERLDAEAVYAEALRAARAGAGDGR; via the coding sequence ATGGTCGAGACGGTTCGCGAGCGAATTCCCGACGGCGCGGAAGAGGGAGCATCGTACTATCCGGTGTTCCTCGACGTGCGGGGAAGGACGGCGCTCGTGGTGGGCGGCGGGGCCGTCGCCGAGCGGAAGGCCGCAGGCCTTGCCCGGGCGGGCGCGTGCGTTCGAGTCGTGGCGCCGACGGTCACGGCGGGCTTGGAGGCGCAGGCGCGCGACGGCCTCGTCGATCTGAGGCGCCGCGCATTTCGCGAAAACGACGTCGAGGGCGTGTTTCTCGTGTACGCTGCCACCGACGACGCGGCGGTGAACGAGGCGGTGTACGCCGAAGCCGAGGCGCGCGGCGTGCCGGCGAACGTCGTGGACGATCCTGCGCATTGCAGCTTCATCGTGCCGTCGGTGGTGCGGCGCGGGCCGTTGCAGTTGGCCGTGTCCACGTCGGGCGCCGCGCCTGTGCTTGCGAAGCGGCTGCGGCGGGAGCTGGAAGGGCGCTTTCCCGAGGATTGGGCGGTCTACGTGGACCTGCTGGCCGAGGTGCGCGCCCTCGTGCGTTCGCGCATGGCCGGCGGCGAAGCCGAGCGCGCCCCGGTGCTCGAGGCCGCTTGCGACCTGGGAGTGCTCGAGCGCCTGCGCGCAGGCGAGCGGCTCGATGCCGAGGCCGTGTACGCGGAAGCGCTTCGAGCGGCCCGCGCCGGGGCGGGTGACGGGCGATGA
- the cobA gene encoding uroporphyrinogen-III C-methyltransferase, which yields MTAQGVEALLVGAGPGDPNLLTLAGAAALSRADVVVYDYLANPALLAHAPQDAERVYVGKKGFSEHVTQRQINELLVQRARDLAARGGGVLVRLKGGDPFVFGRGGEEALALAEAGFPCPIVPGVTSGVAAPAFAGIPVTHRGLASSVTFVTGSEDPTKAETAVDWSGIAHGADTLCFYMGVRNLPVIARRLMEAGRSADTPVSLVRWGTTPMQEVLAGTLATIAERAAAVGFKAPAIIVVGAVAALRERLAWYEPGPLAGTTVAVTRTRAQASGLTERLRALGASVIELPVISIAAPSSFSGVDSCIERLAGYRFVVFTSANGVKAFFERLVLAGLDARALACARIAAIGPATAAELAERGIVADLVPGEFRAEAVADLLIEAGLTDGDWVLVPRALEARDVLPRMLRACGARVDVVPVYRTVPPSRASAEPALASLIAGEADAVTFTSSSTVRNFVGLVRDVAPNPVEVLERLDFYSIGPITTTTARDESLRIAAQAEAYTIDGLVEAIVKHRASCVNET from the coding sequence ATGACGGCGCAGGGGGTGGAGGCTCTGCTCGTGGGAGCGGGGCCGGGCGATCCGAACCTGCTCACGCTCGCGGGAGCGGCCGCGCTTTCGCGAGCCGACGTCGTGGTGTACGACTACTTGGCGAATCCGGCTCTGTTGGCGCACGCGCCGCAGGACGCCGAGCGCGTGTACGTGGGCAAAAAGGGCTTTTCGGAGCATGTGACCCAACGTCAGATCAACGAGCTGCTGGTGCAGCGTGCGCGCGATCTGGCCGCGCGCGGAGGCGGGGTGCTCGTGCGTCTCAAGGGCGGCGACCCGTTCGTGTTCGGGCGCGGCGGCGAAGAGGCGCTCGCGCTCGCCGAGGCGGGGTTCCCTTGCCCGATCGTGCCGGGCGTGACGAGCGGCGTGGCCGCACCCGCCTTCGCGGGCATCCCCGTCACGCACCGCGGGTTGGCCTCGTCGGTGACGTTCGTCACGGGAAGCGAGGATCCGACGAAGGCCGAGACGGCCGTCGACTGGAGCGGCATCGCCCACGGCGCCGACACGCTGTGCTTCTACATGGGCGTGCGCAACCTGCCCGTCATCGCGCGGCGGCTGATGGAGGCGGGGCGCTCGGCCGACACGCCGGTCTCCCTCGTCCGCTGGGGCACGACGCCCATGCAGGAGGTGCTTGCGGGAACGTTGGCCACCATTGCCGAACGTGCGGCGGCCGTCGGGTTCAAGGCGCCGGCCATCATCGTCGTGGGCGCCGTGGCCGCCCTGCGCGAGCGGTTGGCTTGGTACGAGCCCGGCCCGCTTGCGGGCACGACCGTCGCCGTCACGCGCACGCGCGCCCAGGCGAGCGGGCTGACGGAGCGGCTGCGTGCGCTCGGCGCTTCGGTCATCGAGCTGCCCGTCATCTCCATCGCAGCGCCGTCCTCGTTCAGCGGCGTCGACTCGTGCATCGAACGCCTCGCCGGCTACCGGTTCGTCGTGTTCACGAGCGCGAACGGAGTGAAGGCGTTTTTCGAACGCCTCGTGCTCGCAGGGCTGGACGCCCGCGCGCTCGCCTGCGCGCGCATCGCCGCCATCGGGCCCGCCACGGCGGCTGAGCTGGCCGAGCGCGGGATCGTCGCCGACCTCGTGCCCGGCGAGTTCCGGGCCGAAGCGGTGGCGGACCTGCTCATCGAGGCGGGCTTGACGGACGGCGACTGGGTGCTCGTGCCGCGAGCCCTCGAGGCGCGCGACGTGCTGCCTCGGATGCTGCGCGCCTGCGGAGCGCGCGTGGACGTCGTCCCCGTGTACCGCACCGTGCCTCCGTCGCGCGCTTCGGCAGAACCCGCCTTGGCGAGCTTGATAGCCGGGGAAGCGGACGCCGTGACGTTCACCTCGTCGTCCACGGTGCGCAACTTCGTCGGCCTCGTGCGCGACGTTGCGCCGAACCCGGTCGAGGTGCTCGAGCGCCTCGACTTCTATTCCATCGGGCCCATCACCACCACCACCGCTCGCGACGAGTCGCTGCGCATCGCGGCCCAGGCCGAAGCGTACACGATCGACGGCCTGGTCGAGGCCATCGTCAAGCACCGCGCCTCGTGCGTCAACGAAACGTGA